Within the Microbacterium sp. CGR2 genome, the region CCAGGGCGATCTCGACCTTGGCGCGACCGTCGGAGAAGTAGAGCTTCATCGGGATGAGCGTGTAGCCGCCTGCCGAGACGGCATGGGCGATCTTCGCGATCTCTTCGCGATGCAGCAGCAGCTTGCGGATGCGCTTGGCGGAGTGGTTGGTCCAGTGGCCCTGCGAGTACTCCGGGATGTGCACCGAGTCGAGGAACACCTCGTTCCCCTTGACGAAGGCGTAGCCATCGCTGAGGTTGGCGCGGCCCTGTCGCAGCGACTTCACTTCGGTGCCGGTGAGCACCATTCCCGCCTCGTACGACTTCTCGATGGCGTAGTCGTGACGTGCGCGACGATTGGTCGCGACGACCTTCTCCCCGCGTTCCCTGGGCATGATGCTCTCCTGTGCTCTGTGGCCGGGCGTGTCCTCTGTGATCGGCCAGCCCACCAGCCTACATCAGGTGCGGAGCCACCGCCGGATCGCGAACCCGGCTGAGAGCGCGGCGAGCACGACGCCGATTCCGATCAGCACGGGGACCACGAGCGCGGCGTTCTCCATCGTGACCCAGGTCGTGATGAACGGCACCCGCCCGCGGAGGTATCCGTTGACGCCGAAGTGCACCCCTGCGATGACCGCGGCGCTGGCCAGCGCTGAACCCAGGAAGGCGGCGAACACGCCTTCGAGCACGAACGGTGTCTGGATGAAGCGATTGGATGCTCCGACCAGGCGCATGATGCCGATCTCCTTGCGGCGGGCGTACGCCGACAATCGGATCGTGGTGCCGATCAGCAGTGTCGCCGCGATGAGCATCAGAACGGCGATGCCTACGGCGATGTACGTCGCCACCGTCAGGGCGGAGAACAGCGGTTCGAGGTATTGCAGCTGGTCCTGGACCTGCTCGACGCCGGCCTGACCGCTGAAGGCTTCCGAGAGCACCTGGGATTGCCCGGGGTCCTTCATCGTGACGAAGAACACCTCGAACGCCTGGTCCGGCGTGAGAACGCTGGCCTGATCCTCGCCGAGCTGGTCGACGAGCTTGGCGTAGGTCTCTTCCTTCGTGTCGAAGGTGAGCGAGCTGATGAGCGGCCCGAGCGCCTCCCCTTCGAGCTGCGCCTGGACCGCCGCGACCTGTTCCTCGCTGGCGGCGCCGTCGAGGCAGGTCTCCGCTTCCGACACCTCGGAGCACATGTAGACGGCGACCTGCGCCCGCTCGGCCCAGTAGCCGCGCATCACGCCGATCTGGGCCTGCATGAGGATCGCAGCGCCGACGAAGGTCAGTGACACGAACGTGACGAGCACGACGGAGATCACCATCGAGATGTTTCGACGGAGGCCGCCCAGGGCCTCGGTCAGAATCAGGCCGATTCTCACGATGTCGGCCCCACTTCCTGATCCTTGTCATCCGACAGTCCCAGCCGATCGGCGACTCCGAGTTCGGCGACGTCCACCTCCGGCAGCACGATCGGATGGGTACGTGGTCGCGTCGCGGCCGGCGCGTCGACCGGCTCGTCGATGACCGGTCGCGTCTGCGGTTCGGGCGGCACAGCCTGCGCTTCCGGGACCTCGGATGCGGAGGGCACGGCGTCAGCCGCGTTCGCTTCGGCCTTGCGCTGCGCGCTGAGCTCTTCAGCCAGGGCAGCGCGCACCACCGAGAGATCGGCCGTCTGGCGCTGCACCTCCTGCACGGCGGTGAGTGCGGCTGCGGCCGCGGCACCGCGGACCCCTTCCGGGGCGAGGCGCGGGATGTTGGAGGTGTCGCCGTAACCGCCGTGCACCTCGTCGCGCACCATCTCGCCATCGCTGAGCTCGATCACCCGGCGCTGCATCTGGTCGACGAAACCCGCCTCGTGCGTGGCCATCAGCACGGTGGTGCCCCCGGCGTTGATCCGAGCGAGCAGCTGCATGATGTCGACGGAGGTCGCGGGGTCGAGGTTTCCCGTCGGCTCATCGGCGAGCAGCACCTGAGGCCGGTTCACGAGGGCGCGGGCGATCGCGACGCGCTGCTGCTCACCGCCGGAGAGCTCGTGCGGCATCCGCTTCTCCTTGCCGTCGAGACCGACGAGAGCGAGCGCCTCCGGCACGGCCTGCTGGATGAACCCACGGGACGAACCGGTGACCTGCAGGGTGAACGCGACGTTCTGGTACACGGTCTTGGACGGCAGCAGGCGGAAGTCCTGGAAGACCGAGCCGATGTGACGCCGGAAGTACGGCACCTTTCGGTTGGCGAGCGACCGCAGGTCGCGCCCGAGCACCGCGACGCGGCCCGATGTGGGCACGTCCTCGCGGAGGATCAGACGAAGACAGGAGGACTTGCCGGAGCCTGAGGCGCCGACGAGGAAGAGGAACTCTCCGCGTTGCACTTCGAAGTCGACACCGGACAGGGCGGGCTTCGACGTTCCGCGGTAGCGTTTCGTGACGTTCTCGAACCGAATCATGGCGTTACGAGCCTAAGCGCGGCCTCTTCGCTGGTCGCGAGCGACACCCCGCAGGCGCGACCGCGTATGGGTATTGCTGCCCACGAGATGGCCTGATCGACGTCACCTGCCACTGCTATACATGGAACATCGGTTCGCGCCACTTCGCGCGCGCGGAAGACTTTCGAGGGGGACCCCATGACCACACCCGCCGGTTGGTACGACGACGGATCCGGACGCCTGCGCTGGTGGGACGGCCAGCAGTGGACCGAGCACTTCGCGCCGGAGGCCCCTGCTGCCGCGGAGTCGGAGGCCGCAGCTGACGTGCAGACCCCGGCAGGAGAGGCAGCTCCCGGAGACGACAGCGTTCGGTTCTCCGAGCAGCAGACGCATGTCATCGCCGAGGAGCCCCCGGTCGAAGCGCACGAGACCCCCGCCGCCGACGGGGCCTCCGCCGCAGAGGCGACGCCCGAACACGCGGACGCCGGCCAGGCCGATCATTCCGTGCTCGAGGACACCGTGACGCCCGCGGATGCCGCGCCTGACGCTTCTCGTGATTGGTCGGCGCCCGCGTCGAACAGCGATGCGGGCGGATCCGTGTCGCCCGAGTACGCCCCGCCTGCACCCAACGAGGCTGTCGCTCCGACCTATGGCGAAGCTGCGGCCCCGACGTACGGCGGCTACCCGGGCGCTGCCCCGGCGTACGCTGCGGCTCCCGGCGGATACCCGGGGAACGGCGGCGCCGGCGCCTACGCACCGGGCGCTCCCTACCCGGGTGCTGAGCCGGAGGGCCCGAAGAAGCTGTCGGTACTCGGTCTGGTCGGACTCGGCCTGTCGGTCGTCGGAACGATCCTGGTGTTCATCCCGGTGATCGGTTTCATCGGGTTCTTCTTCCTGGCCGCCGGATTCATCGTGTCGATCATCTCGCTGTTCCTCAAGGGCAAGAAGTGGCCGGGCATCGCGGGACTCGCCCTGTCCGTGGTCGGCACCGTGCTCGGCATCATCATGTCGTTCGTCTACCTGTTCGCGTTCGCGCAGGGCCTGAGCGAAGAGGTCGACGACTTCCCGACCTCGTCACCGTCGATCTCTGCCGAACCGTCCGACCCGGACGCGACGGAAGGCACCGACGGCTCGACCGGCACGGGCCGCCCCACCGCGGAAGAGGTCGCGGTCGGCATCACGGAGATCGTCGCGCTGGCCGGCAATGGCGAAACCTTCACCGAGGAACAGATCGGATGCTTCGCCGACGAGTTCGTGGCATCCGACATCGATGACGAGACGCTCCGCATCATCGCGTCCGGTGAGGACGCCACCTTCACCGATCCGGATGCGGCTACCGCCTTCACCGAAGAGTTCAGCGACGCCATCACGGTCTGCCTGGTCCCCTGATCACGATCAGCTGACAATGACGAAGACCCCGGGATGCTCACCGCATCCCGGGGTCTTCGTCATGAACGGGCGGCCCGTGGGCAGCATCCGTCATCGATCGTGGGTCAGTCTTCGATCTTGCGCTTGCGCCAGCGGATGCCGGCCGAGATGAACCCGTCGAGGTCGCCGTCGAACACGGCGGCGGGGTTGCCGGACTCGTGCCCGGTGCGGAGGTCTTTCACAAGCTGCTGGCCGTAGAGGAAGTACGAGCGCATCTGGTCGCCCCAGCTCGCCGTGATCGTACCCGCGAGCTCTTTCTTCTTCGCCGCTTCCTGTTCCTTCTGCAGCAGCAGGAGTCGAGTCTGCAGCACGCGCATGGCGGCCGCACGGTTCTGGATCTGCGACTTCTCGTTCTGCATCGAGACGACGATGCCGGTCGGAAGGTGGGTCAGGCGCACGGCGGAGTCGGTCGTGTTGACGGACTGCCCACCCGGACCCGAGGAGCGGAAGACGTCGACGCGGATGTCGCTCTCGGGGATGTCGACCTCGGTCGCCTCCTCCATGAGCGGGATGACCTCGACGGCGGCGAAGGATGTCTGGCGCTTGTCAGCAGAGCCGAAGGGGCTGATGCGGGCGAGGCGGTGGGTGCCCGCCTCGACCGAGATCGTGCCGAAAGCGTACGGCGCGACGATCTCGAAGGTGGCGGACTTGATGCCGGCGCCTTCGGCGTACGACGTGTCCATGACCTTCACGGGGTACTTGTGCCGCTCGGCCCAGCGCAGGTACATGCGCATCAGCATTTCGGCGAAGTCGGTGGCGTCGTCGCCGCCGGCGCCGGAGCGGATGGTGATGATGGCCGAACGGTCATCGTATTCGCCGTCGAGCAGCGTCTGCACCTCGAGCTGGTTGATCATCTCGGTCAGTGCGGTGAGCTCGGTGCGGGCTTCCTGTGCGGATTCCTCGTCACCCATCTCGTTCGCGAGGCCGATGAGCACCTCGAGGTCGTCGAGACGCTGGGCGATGGCGGTGACGCGAGCGAGCTCCGACTGACGGTGGCTGAGGGCGCTGGTGACCTTCTGCGCCCGGTCGGTGTCGTCCCAGAGGTCGGGGGCGCCGGCCTCTTCGCTGAGTCGCGCGATCTCGTCGCGGAGACTGGAGACATCGACGACCTCGCTGATGTCGCCGAAGGTGTGCCTGAGCGCCTGGATTTCGGCGGAGAGATCTAGTTCGAGCATGACACCCCAGCCTAACGTGCTGCCTGCCCGCGCGGGGACCCGGTCGGATCGGGGGTGCCGCGCATCGGAGTAGCGTGAAGATGTGAGCAGCGCGTCAACGGTCCTTCGTCAGTTCGGACCGATGGTGTACCTGCCGACGATCCTGTTCTCGCTCGGCGAGGGCGCGGTCATCCCGCTGATCCCGATCATCGCCGCGCGGATGGGCGCCGACGTCGCGTTCGCGGCGTTGGTCGCGTCGGCGCTGGTGGTCGGTCAGTTGTGCGGCAACCTTCCGGCCGGATGGGCGGTGGGCAAGATCGGCGAGCGGTACACGATGGTCATCGCCGGGGTCGTCGCCATCGTCGCCGCGGTGGGCATGGTGTTCGCGCCGTCGCCCGGGGTGCTCGCTGCATCCGTCTTCTTGCTCGGTCTGTGCGCCGCGGCCTTCGGTCTTGCCCGCCATGCCTTCATGACCACGAGGGTGCCGGTCGCGTTCCGGGCGCGGTCGCTCTCACTGCTGGGCGGAAGCTTCCGCCTCGGAGTCTTCATCGGCCCCTTCGTGGCGGCGGGGCTGTTGCAGGTTTTCGGCGACGAGACTGCGGCGATCTGGTTCTTCCTCGGGTGCTTGGTGCTGATGGTCCTGTTCGTGCTGTTCGGGCCAGACCCCGAGAAGATGGCTCCCCCGACGCCGCCGACCGCTCGTGAGCGCGCCGCCGAGGATTCCGGGGAAGCGGTCAGCGGGTCGATCCCGACCATCGAACGTGCGGGGATCTTCCAGACCATGTGGCACCAGCGTGCGGTGCTGGGCCGATTGGGGTTGGCGGCGGCGTCACTGTCGGCTGTGCGATCGGCTCGACAGGTCGTCCTTCCACTGTGGGGCCTTTCTCTCGGACTCGACGCCTCGACCATCGCCCTCGTGGTGGGTGTGTCCGGCGCCATCGACTTCGCCCTCTTCTACGCGAGCGGCCAGGTGATGGACCGGTTCGGCCGTCTGTGGGCGGCGATGCCCGCGATGATCCTGATGGGAGCCGGGTTCCTCGCGCTGTCGTTCACGCACGACCTGGATGCGGCCGTGCTCTGGTTCGGAATGTTCGCCGCCGTCCTGGGCGTCGGGAACGGTCTGTCCAGCGGCATCCTGCTGACGCTCGGCGCCGACGTCGCTCCGACGCAGGAGCCGGCAGCGTTCCTCGGGTCGTGGCGGACGCTGACGGATGCCGGTGGCGCGATCGCCCCGTTGCTCGTCTCGGCGATCACCGCCGTCGCCAGCCTGTCGTTCGCCGCGGCCGCGATGGGTGTCGTCGGTCTGGTGGGTGCCGCCGGGTTCCTCCGGTGGATCCCGAAGTTCGTGCCGCGGGCGCGGCCGGAAGGAGAAGGTTCATGAGTCGGATGCTGGCCGCCGAGGCACATCGACTGATCACGGATCTCGTTCCGCTCTCGGAGCGGGATCGGGCTGCACAGGCCGACTTCGCCTCGTTCTTCCCGGTTGATTCCGGCCCCGTCTGGCGTGAGTCGGGAGCCGATCACCTCACGACTTCGAGCGTCGTGTTCGACGAGTCGCTCACGCAGACGCTCCTCGTCTTCCACGGCAAGGGTCGGTTCTGGGTGCAGCCGGGCGGCCACCTCGAAGAGGGCGATGCGTCGATCGTGGCAGCGGCTCTACGGGAGCTGCGCGAGGAGACAGGCATCGAGTGGGTGGCAGTGAGCTCGCCGCTGGCCTACGACCTCGACCACCATGCGCTGTCTTCACGGTTCGGCCGGTGCGCATCGCACCTCGACATCGGGATCGCGGTGACGGTCGATCCGGCCGATGCGCTGACCGTGAGTGACGAGTCGGACGATGTGCGCTGGTGGCCGGTGGATGCTCTGCCCGCCGAGGTGCCTCCGCAGCTCGTTCCTCGACTCGGTGGGCTGCTGGAGCGGTTGCGCGCGCAGCGCTGAGGTAGCGGGTCGTCGTCACCGAAGCGCCGTGCGGCTGGTGGCGGTGGACTCCAACGGCACACCCGCCGGGACGAACGGTGACACCAGCGGAGGGTGCCACGCCGTGCTGACCGTGACGCGCGCCGAGACGCCGTCGGGTGTGCCCGCTGTGGTGAGCACGGCATCCCCCGGCAGCGCCGCCACGATCGCCGATGCCTGCTCCTGCACTCCGGCATCCGTCAGCTCCGCCCGCACCTCGCCGTCGCTCACCTGCAGAGTGAAGCCATCGGCTCCGGCGAGCGCGGCCGAGTCGGCGAGCGCGTCGAGGCGTTTCTGCGTGATGTAGAGGTCGGTGGCGCAGACGCAGACGAAGATCACGGCGAGAGCGAGCAGCACATACGCGAGGGTGAGGAGCAGGACGCTTCCCTCCTCGCGGTCTCGGCGGGCGTCCTGGTTCATTCCGCACCCCACGATCGGGAGACCTTCTGCGCGGCCTCCGCCTCGACCGGGATGGCCGTCGCTCGATCGAGCCCGAGGATCGCGGGCACCAACGGAAGCTGTACGCGAGTGGACACTGTGACGACGATCGTGGCTCCCGCCGACGGGCACGGGACGCCCGCCGGAGTGCATGACAGCGACACGTCAACCGAAGCCGGGTCGAGTCCGTATTCTTCGACGACCCCCGCGAGCACGGCCTCACCCCGCGCCTCCCCCGCTGCGGCATCCGGAGCCATCGCGATCGCACGCGCGGTGTGACGTGCTGCCGCCTCCGCCCCGAACGTCTGCTCCTGGATCGCGCCGAGGGCGATGACGAGGTAGACGAGGGGCACGAGCAGGATGACGCCGACGGTGATGAACTCCAGCGCGGCCGAGCCGTCCTCATTCCTCGCCCAGCGATTCCATCGGCGCATGCCCCTCGACCTCCAATGCATACGGGATACCCACGAGACCGAACACCGGAAGGGCGGTTCGGATGCGGACATCGACCGTCTCCTGGCCGCGCGACTGCGATGTGCCGACGACGATGTCACCGGCGTACGCACCACCGATCGCCTGCGTGATCACGGCGCGCGTGCGGTCCGCGCCCTCGGTCAACGTCGTGTCGGCCAGTGCCGCGTGGTACGCGCCTTCGATGGCGGCATCGTGAACGACGTTCCGGACGTAGACGGCGAGCGCGAGCTGGAAGACAGCAAGAGTGAGCGCGGTGAGCAACGTGCCCACGAGGAGGAACTCCACCGGGCTGGATCCGCGATCGTCGCGCAGGCCGTGCGAAAAACGCACCTCAGAGTCCGGACACCCGTTGGATCGCCTGCTCGAACAGTGAAGTGAGCGCGGGTCCCGCTACCGCCCAGATCAGTACGACGAGTCCCGCCGTCATCAGTGTGACGAGAACCCAGCCGGGAACGTCTCCGCGTTCGTCGGTGAGCAACGTCCGCGCCCAACCCGCCGGGGTTCGCCACCAGCGCTTCTGCGAAGCTCGGAATCCGTGATGCTGCGTGTGTACCGTCATGGTCGCCCTTTCGTGGGATGGTCAGCCGATGCCGAGTCGGAGGATGAAGAGGCCGGGGTAGATCGCGAAGAGCACCGACAGCGGAAGGATGAGGAAGACCAGGGGCAGGAGCATCAGAATCTCCTTGCGGCCCGCCTGTTCGATGAGAGTGCGTTTCGCGTCTTCTCGCGCGTCGCCGGCCTGCGCGTGCAGAACCCCGGCCAACGGGGCGCCGTGTTCGAGGGCCGCGGTGACCTGGTCGACCGCCCGTCCGAGTCCCGGCAGCTGCAGGCGCTTCGACATGTCGCCGAGAGCATCGGCAAGAGGCGAGCCCGTTCCGACGGCGAGGACGACCTGGCGCAGTTCCGCCGTCAGCTCTCCCGAACCGACCGCCGCCACACGACGCAGCGAGTCGAGGAACCCCTCCCCTGCCGAGAGACACAGTGCAAGGAACTCGAGAGTGGTCGGCAGCTCGTCGGTGAGGCGTGCACGGCGACTCTTCGCGCGGGCGGAAAGCTGCGCGTCATAGGCCATCGCGGCTCCCACACCGGTGAGCACGGGAATCAGGACGACGGGCACGGACATCCTGCCGGCGACGGCGAGCGCGATGACGGCAACCGATCCCGCCCCGATCCCGCCCAGCGCCCAGCCGAGCTGCCGCCCTCGGAACGCGATGGGGTCGGTCGCCACCCCTGCCTGCGCCAGGCGCTGGCGTAGAACCTCGCTGCCACCCAGCAGCCGCTCGAACCCACGCTGTGCGCGCTGCCACAGAGTGCGTCCCGTCGCCGGCAGCATGCCCGCCGCAGGGAGCACTCCTCGAGGGATCCTCTCGTCCTCGACCACGTCCCGCACGTACGGCGCGATCCGCACGGTGAGGGCGGCGGCCCGCCATCGAGGCAGGGCCGTGAGGATGCTCAGCACCCCTCCGGCGAACGCCCCACCGATCAGTACGGCACTCGCGAGAGCGGACACCCCGTTCACCCGAACCACCGCCCGGGCTCGGGGAGTCGTCCGATGCGCATCATGATGCGAAACGCCGTCACCGACACGGCGGCACCCACACAGATCACGACCACCCCTTCGGGCGTCGCGTATGCGGATGCACCTTCGGGCCTCATCACGAGCAGAGTCAGGACGACCCACGGCGCGACCGCTCCGAGAACAGCGGCACCGCGGATCCAGGACTGCCGAGCCTCGACCTCACCGCGCAGCGCGGCATCCGCTCGTACCGATGCGGACAGCGCCCGGAGCACCCCGATCAGTTCGGTGCCCCCGACCTGTCGAGCCATCCGCAATGTCTCGATGATCCGATCACCGATCGGGTCGGCCAGCGACGACTTCAACCGGTCGAGGCTCGACTCGAAGCGTCCCGTGGCATGCAGGTCTTGCGCGAACACGACGAAAGCCGGCCGCAACATCGGTGGCGCCGACTCGGCGAGACTGGCCACCGCATCCGGCAGTGACAGCCCGACGCGGATCGATGCGATGAGCAGGTCGCAGACGTCAGGCCATAGCTGTCGGCGAAGCCGTCGCAGCCGCACTCTGCGCCCCCGCAGGAACATCACGGGTGCTGCTGCCGCCGCCAGTCCGGCCAGGAGCGCGAGTACAGGGATGGCCGTCAGGAGCCAGACCACGGACGCGGCGATGCCTCCCGCGGCAAGCATCGCCGTCATCAGCGTCCGCGGCGAGAGGGCACTGAGCCCCGCCTCGTCGGTCAGACGGGCCACACGACCGGGCCGCGCGGCGGGGGCCGGCTGCTCGCGTGGGGGCCACATCCACGGTGCCAGGCACAGGAGAAGACCACCCGCGAGGACCGCGCCGATCAGAACGGTCACGATCCACCCCCGAAGCCGGGGAGGCCAGCCCGTTCCCGGCCCGCCGCACCGCGCATCCGGCTCGCGGGACTGTAGATCCTGGTGGCGACGATCCGCCCGTCCACGACTTCTCCGGTCGGGGCGATGACCTCCCGCACGCGTCGCATGCCCGAATCGTCGCGAACGCAGTGCACCACGAGGTCGATGGAGGTGGCGAGCGCGGGGGCGATGAACGAACGGTCGATATTGCGGCCCGCCAGCAGCGGCAACATGGTGAGCTTCTCCAGTGCCTCCGCCGCCGAGTTCGCATGCACCGTGCCCGCGCCGGGGACGCCGGTGTTGAGTGCGAGGACAAGGTCGAGCGCCTCGGCATCCCGGACCTCGCCGACGACGAGACGATCCGGCCGCATGCGCAGCGCCTCCTTGACCAGACGGCGCAGGGTGATCTCCCCTGTTCCCTCGAGACTCGCCTGGCGCCCTTGCAGAGCGACGACATCAGGACCGTCGACGGCGAGCTCGAACGTCTCCTCCACCGTGATGATCCGCTGCGACTCCGCACAGGAGGCGAGCAGCGCACCGAGGAGGGTCGTCTTGCCCGCGTGGGTCGCTCCCGAGACGATCACGCTCCGTCCCTCCCGCATCGCATCGCGCAGAGCCCTGGCCAGTCCGGCAGGCAGCGCGCCCTGGGCCGAGAGCGCCTCGAGCGTGCGGTACTTCGGCAGGAACTTCCGGATGTTCACCGCCCACGATCCGCGCACGACGTCGGCGATCGCCACGTGCAGCCGCGAGCCGTCCGTTATCTGTAGTCGCTGCGGCTGAGTCAGCAACTGAGAATCACGTGCCCTAGCGTCTGTGCCTGACCGGTTCAGTTGGATATGTCAGCTACGTCGTCGTCCTATGAGCGCACGCATGCATAGTGTCGCCGCCCGCGCGTGCGACTGAGGCCGGGCAGCCATCAAGTGCGGTCGAGGGCGCGAGCGCGCGCCTCGTCGGTGGCAACCAGTACGCTCTAGGGCGTGCGAGATCGGTCTGGCGAGTCGAGACGGAGGAGCCGATGGGACTAAGCCGCAGT harbors:
- a CDS encoding type II secretion system F family protein, whose product is MTVLIGAVLAGGLLLCLAPWMWPPREQPAPAARPGRVARLTDEAGLSALSPRTLMTAMLAAGGIAASVVWLLTAIPVLALLAGLAAAAAPVMFLRGRRVRLRRLRRQLWPDVCDLLIASIRVGLSLPDAVASLAESAPPMLRPAFVVFAQDLHATGRFESSLDRLKSSLADPIGDRIIETLRMARQVGGTELIGVLRALSASVRADAALRGEVEARQSWIRGAAVLGAVAPWVVLTLLVMRPEGASAYATPEGVVVICVGAAVSVTAFRIMMRIGRLPEPGRWFG
- a CDS encoding NUDIX hydrolase, whose protein sequence is MSRMLAAEAHRLITDLVPLSERDRAAQADFASFFPVDSGPVWRESGADHLTTSSVVFDESLTQTLLVFHGKGRFWVQPGGHLEEGDASIVAAALRELREETGIEWVAVSSPLAYDLDHHALSSRFGRCASHLDIGIAVTVDPADALTVSDESDDVRWWPVDALPAEVPPQLVPRLGGLLERLRAQR
- a CDS encoding MFS transporter; the protein is MVYLPTILFSLGEGAVIPLIPIIAARMGADVAFAALVASALVVGQLCGNLPAGWAVGKIGERYTMVIAGVVAIVAAVGMVFAPSPGVLAASVFLLGLCAAAFGLARHAFMTTRVPVAFRARSLSLLGGSFRLGVFIGPFVAAGLLQVFGDETAAIWFFLGCLVLMVLFVLFGPDPEKMAPPTPPTARERAAEDSGEAVSGSIPTIERAGIFQTMWHQRAVLGRLGLAAASLSAVRSARQVVLPLWGLSLGLDASTIALVVGVSGAIDFALFYASGQVMDRFGRLWAAMPAMILMGAGFLALSFTHDLDAAVLWFGMFAAVLGVGNGLSSGILLTLGADVAPTQEPAAFLGSWRTLTDAGGAIAPLLVSAITAVASLSFAAAAMGVVGLVGAAGFLRWIPKFVPRARPEGEGS
- a CDS encoding TadE family protein — encoded protein: MRRWNRWARNEDGSAALEFITVGVILLVPLVYLVIALGAIQEQTFGAEAAARHTARAIAMAPDAAAGEARGEAVLAGVVEEYGLDPASVDVSLSCTPAGVPCPSAGATIVVTVSTRVQLPLVPAILGLDRATAIPVEAEAAQKVSRSWGAE
- a CDS encoding type II secretion system F family protein, which produces MSALASAVLIGGAFAGGVLSILTALPRWRAAALTVRIAPYVRDVVEDERIPRGVLPAAGMLPATGRTLWQRAQRGFERLLGGSEVLRQRLAQAGVATDPIAFRGRQLGWALGGIGAGSVAVIALAVAGRMSVPVVLIPVLTGVGAAMAYDAQLSARAKSRRARLTDELPTTLEFLALCLSAGEGFLDSLRRVAAVGSGELTAELRQVVLAVGTGSPLADALGDMSKRLQLPGLGRAVDQVTAALEHGAPLAGVLHAQAGDAREDAKRTLIEQAGRKEILMLLPLVFLILPLSVLFAIYPGLFILRLGIG
- a CDS encoding TadE/TadG family type IV pilus assembly protein, whose amino-acid sequence is MRFSHGLRDDRGSSPVEFLLVGTLLTALTLAVFQLALAVYVRNVVHDAAIEGAYHAALADTTLTEGADRTRAVITQAIGGAYAGDIVVGTSQSRGQETVDVRIRTALPVFGLVGIPYALEVEGHAPMESLGEE
- the ftsX gene encoding permease-like cell division protein FtsX, with the protein product MRIGLILTEALGGLRRNISMVISVVLVTFVSLTFVGAAILMQAQIGVMRGYWAERAQVAVYMCSEVSEAETCLDGAASEEQVAAVQAQLEGEALGPLISSLTFDTKEETYAKLVDQLGEDQASVLTPDQAFEVFFVTMKDPGQSQVLSEAFSGQAGVEQVQDQLQYLEPLFSALTVATYIAVGIAVLMLIAATLLIGTTIRLSAYARRKEIGIMRLVGASNRFIQTPFVLEGVFAAFLGSALASAAVIAGVHFGVNGYLRGRVPFITTWVTMENAALVVPVLIGIGVVLAALSAGFAIRRWLRT
- a CDS encoding CpaF family protein, whose protein sequence is MLTQPQRLQITDGSRLHVAIADVVRGSWAVNIRKFLPKYRTLEALSAQGALPAGLARALRDAMREGRSVIVSGATHAGKTTLLGALLASCAESQRIITVEETFELAVDGPDVVALQGRQASLEGTGEITLRRLVKEALRMRPDRLVVGEVRDAEALDLVLALNTGVPGAGTVHANSAAEALEKLTMLPLLAGRNIDRSFIAPALATSIDLVVHCVRDDSGMRRVREVIAPTGEVVDGRIVATRIYSPASRMRGAAGRERAGLPGFGGGS
- a CDS encoding DUF2510 domain-containing protein, which translates into the protein MTTPAGWYDDGSGRLRWWDGQQWTEHFAPEAPAAAESEAAADVQTPAGEAAPGDDSVRFSEQQTHVIAEEPPVEAHETPAADGASAAEATPEHADAGQADHSVLEDTVTPADAAPDASRDWSAPASNSDAGGSVSPEYAPPAPNEAVAPTYGEAAAPTYGGYPGAAPAYAAAPGGYPGNGGAGAYAPGAPYPGAEPEGPKKLSVLGLVGLGLSVVGTILVFIPVIGFIGFFFLAAGFIVSIISLFLKGKKWPGIAGLALSVVGTVLGIIMSFVYLFAFAQGLSEEVDDFPTSSPSISAEPSDPDATEGTDGSTGTGRPTAEEVAVGITEIVALAGNGETFTEEQIGCFADEFVASDIDDETLRIIASGEDATFTDPDAATAFTEEFSDAITVCLVP
- the ftsE gene encoding cell division ATP-binding protein FtsE: MIRFENVTKRYRGTSKPALSGVDFEVQRGEFLFLVGASGSGKSSCLRLILREDVPTSGRVAVLGRDLRSLANRKVPYFRRHIGSVFQDFRLLPSKTVYQNVAFTLQVTGSSRGFIQQAVPEALALVGLDGKEKRMPHELSGGEQQRVAIARALVNRPQVLLADEPTGNLDPATSVDIMQLLARINAGGTTVLMATHEAGFVDQMQRRVIELSDGEMVRDEVHGGYGDTSNIPRLAPEGVRGAAAAAALTAVQEVQRQTADLSVVRAALAEELSAQRKAEANAADAVPSASEVPEAQAVPPEPQTRPVIDEPVDAPAATRPRTHPIVLPEVDVAELGVADRLGLSDDKDQEVGPTS
- the prfB gene encoding peptide chain release factor 2; amino-acid sequence: MLELDLSAEIQALRHTFGDISEVVDVSSLRDEIARLSEEAGAPDLWDDTDRAQKVTSALSHRQSELARVTAIAQRLDDLEVLIGLANEMGDEESAQEARTELTALTEMINQLEVQTLLDGEYDDRSAIITIRSGAGGDDATDFAEMLMRMYLRWAERHKYPVKVMDTSYAEGAGIKSATFEIVAPYAFGTISVEAGTHRLARISPFGSADKRQTSFAAVEVIPLMEEATEVDIPESDIRVDVFRSSGPGGQSVNTTDSAVRLTHLPTGIVVSMQNEKSQIQNRAAAMRVLQTRLLLLQKEQEAAKKKELAGTITASWGDQMRSYFLYGQQLVKDLRTGHESGNPAAVFDGDLDGFISAGIRWRKRKIED
- the smpB gene encoding SsrA-binding protein SmpB, producing MPRERGEKVVATNRRARHDYAIEKSYEAGMVLTGTEVKSLRQGRANLSDGYAFVKGNEVFLDSVHIPEYSQGHWTNHSAKRIRKLLLHREEIAKIAHAVSAGGYTLIPMKLYFSDGRAKVEIALAKGKREYDKRQTLRERQDTREADRAMRLRNRVGE
- a CDS encoding pilus assembly protein TadG-related protein, which codes for MNQDARRDREEGSVLLLTLAYVLLALAVIFVCVCATDLYITQKRLDALADSAALAGADGFTLQVSDGEVRAELTDAGVQEQASAIVAALPGDAVLTTAGTPDGVSARVTVSTAWHPPLVSPFVPAGVPLESTATSRTALR